The Candidatus Nomurabacteria bacterium genomic sequence TTGGCCCTTATGAAGGTACTTTCCCATACAATGAGAATAGTCTAAGAGCCTGTAGTAGGGTTCTAGAGAATATCTATGAATTAAGAACTACTGTTTCTGATACCGTTGAGGATCAGGCTCTTGAAAAGAAATTGCATGTAATGATCAAGCGTGTCACAGGAATGGCTGAAGAGCTAAAAATGAACACGATCGTCAGTGATATCATGGTATTCACGAAGGATATGCGTTCTGCTGGTGCTGTTCCGAAAGATGTTTGGATGAACTTTATAAAGGTCTTAGCACCGATCACACCATTCCTTGCAGAAGAGTTGTGGCAGGAGGTGAATGGATGGAAAGAATGGGAGGATGCCAATAGTGTCCATCTCCAAAGTTGGCCTGAATATGATCCTGCAAAGGTTGTTGAGGAGCAGGTCGAGGTGCCGGTCCAGATCAATGGGAAGATGAGGGGGGTTGTGTTGCTGGACGTTGGTGCTAGCGAGGATGTTGTGAGGAGGGTTATTGAGGAGGATCCGAGGGTTGCGGCGTATTTGGAGGGGGTGGAGATAGAGAAGTTGATATATGTGCAGGATAAGATCGTGAACATCCTGACCCGCTAACTTATAGTCGGCGATTGTTAAAAGACTCAGAGACTATTCGGGTACCAGGTCAAAACGCTCGCAAGGCCTAGAGTCTAGAAGCCCAAGAGTCTAAGAGACTAAAAGGCGATCTCGTACAAAAATGACAATCTATGGAGAGATTCAGTAGAGTCTATCAATTCAATAGATTCAATAAAGCATATGCATTATCTTGATATACTGGTAATATTTGAGAGGGGTATCCAGTCGGTAAAGAAGGTTTTTGATGGGTCGTACTAGACCGATAGCGAGAATCTCTGATTACTTGTATAATTAATGTATGGCAGTTGATGCAAAAGGAATAATTAAAGATAACGGAAAACTTATCCTATCTGTAGTTGGGATAGTTGTTTTGGCGGCTGTAATGTCTACAGCCACTCAAGAGGATGGGGGTATGTTCGGATTTTGGAAGATCGACCCCATAAGCACACCACAGGTAGGATTGGATAATATTGGACCACAGCCTGTCGCTACAGATGATGACACCGATATAGAACCCGATACGCAGAACGAGATCGCACGACCAGTCGATAATGGTAAAAATTCCATATACAATAGACCTCCTGAATTCGCATTAAATGATGGATCTGACTATCAAGCAGATATCATCACCACTATGGGAACTATAAGGATAGACCTCCTCGAAAATATCGCGCCGGAGAATGTTAATAATTTCATTTTTCTAGCGAATGACGGTTTCTATTCCGGCACCTCCTTTCACAGAATCGTGGCTGATTACATAATACAGGGAGGAGATCCACTAGGTACGGGGTATGGCGGACCTGGTTATTCGATCGATGATGAGATCAATGGCGATCTTCTCTTTAGACCTTATTCTGTTGCTATGGCAAATTCGGAAAGTGACACAAATGGATCTCAATTCTTTATTGTCTCGAAGAATGCGTCCACAGAAGACCTCCGATCACTTGATGGGAATTATACGATAATTGGTGATGTGGTTTCAGGATACAATGTGATCGATGATATTGAGCAGGTTGCTGTAAACAATTTCTTTATGCCATTCGATCCAGTCACGATCTCCGATGTTAGGGTGATCGAGCGATAGACTCAACGATTTTCCTGTAAAGACCCTGATGTTAGGGTGATCGAGCGATAGGCTCAAAATTTCATCGATAGTTCATTTCTGTAAAGCACCATACTCTAAAACCTTATAATACGCGATTACAATTAAGGTCGCCTATGTCTTGCTTACGCGCTATCTGTCTTGTCTATGATAGATCATTATCTCTGATTGTTGGTAAGTGTATAGATTGTGGTGGATCTTTAATATTGAATTAAGGGGTCGTCACTATACAGGTAGAATTTTTAAAATAGAATTAAGCAAATTATCATCTATCGCAGATATACTTG encodes the following:
- a CDS encoding peptidylprolyl isomerase, which encodes MAVDAKGIIKDNGKLILSVVGIVVLAAVMSTATQEDGGMFGFWKIDPISTPQVGLDNIGPQPVATDDDTDIEPDTQNEIARPVDNGKNSIYNRPPEFALNDGSDYQADIITTMGTIRIDLLENIAPENVNNFIFLANDGFYSGTSFHRIVADYIIQGGDPLGTGYGGPGYSIDDEINGDLLFRPYSVAMANSESDTNGSQFFIVSKNASTEDLRSLDGNYTIIGDVVSGYNVIDDIEQVAVNNFFMPFDPVTISDVRVIER